The following proteins are encoded in a genomic region of Sorangiineae bacterium MSr12523:
- a CDS encoding IS4 family transposase, with protein sequence MRMVRRAMERGGGRISEVFCDAAERQGAYDLLEGARVSGEALMASMSAACVERGDDGEFVLIPIDGSNIRVVDRDKRTDLGLVGTYTNNARGLQVVSALAVTEHGTPLGLCAQTWWTRSTKKKPRSHSTYRPVHERESRYTVWTIQDALRSYSQSKCKPWIVVDRGGDATVILDELVRSRARFTVRCSWNRCVGNRNTQAKLRGVLANQRVQAHYTVHVPPGHKRKERLARVAVRRASVELNLKHDWQAKRSNPTLNVLWIHESRPPHGEKPLDWMLYTNSPIETVNDMLRVVHSYTMRWRIEDFHKTWKSGHCRVEEIRLRSAAAVRTWATLLAAVATRIERLKHLARTEPDLAATVELSDIELDALKLLKRQQKKKTEVVGDGVPTIAVAVRWIADLGGYTGKSSGGPPGATTIGRGLEDLAVAARVLSMVRENPKEFGLARMKR encoded by the coding sequence ATGCGGATGGTCCGCCGCGCCATGGAGCGCGGCGGCGGCCGTATTTCCGAGGTTTTCTGCGATGCGGCGGAGCGCCAGGGAGCCTACGACCTACTGGAAGGTGCTCGGGTGTCCGGCGAAGCCCTCATGGCTTCGATGAGCGCTGCATGCGTCGAGCGCGGTGATGACGGCGAATTTGTGCTCATCCCCATCGATGGCAGCAACATTCGAGTCGTCGATCGCGACAAGCGCACCGACCTAGGTCTTGTAGGTACCTACACCAATAATGCACGTGGGCTCCAGGTTGTCAGTGCGCTCGCCGTTACAGAGCACGGTACACCGCTCGGGCTATGCGCGCAGACCTGGTGGACACGCTCAACGAAGAAGAAACCGCGTTCTCACTCGACATATCGTCCGGTTCACGAGCGTGAAAGTCGTTACACCGTATGGACGATCCAAGATGCCTTGCGCAGTTACTCGCAGAGCAAATGTAAGCCATGGATCGTCGTCGACCGTGGCGGTGACGCGACGGTCATCCTCGATGAGCTCGTCCGAAGCAGGGCAAGATTCACCGTGCGCTGCTCATGGAATCGGTGCGTCGGAAACCGGAATACCCAGGCAAAACTTCGAGGCGTTCTCGCCAATCAGCGGGTGCAGGCGCACTACACGGTGCATGTTCCACCTGGTCACAAACGGAAGGAGCGTCTCGCGCGCGTGGCAGTGCGACGAGCATCGGTCGAGCTCAATCTGAAGCACGACTGGCAGGCGAAACGTTCCAACCCGACGCTCAACGTTCTTTGGATCCACGAGAGCCGGCCTCCACACGGAGAAAAGCCACTCGATTGGATGCTTTACACGAACAGTCCCATCGAGACGGTGAACGATATGCTGCGCGTCGTGCACAGCTACACGATGCGCTGGCGCATCGAGGACTTTCACAAGACCTGGAAGTCCGGCCATTGCCGAGTGGAAGAAATACGGCTTCGCTCTGCGGCCGCGGTCAGGACTTGGGCTACGCTCCTCGCTGCCGTGGCTACTCGAATCGAACGCCTTAAACATCTCGCCCGTACAGAACCGGACCTTGCCGCCACCGTCGAGCTCTCCGACATCGAACTCGACGCGCTCAAGCTCCTCAAGCGCCAGCAGAAAAAAAAGACCGAGGTGGTAGGAGACGGAGTTCCGACCATCGCCGTCGCCGTGCGGTGGATCGCCGACCTTGGTGGCTACACAGGCAAATCCTCCGGAGGCCCGCCAGGTGCTACTACCATCGGCCGAGGACTCGAAGACCTTGCAGTTGCGGCCCGAGTCCTCTCAATGGTCCGCGAAAACCCGAAAGAATTCGGACTCGCGCGGATGAAGCGATGA
- the tssE gene encoding type VI secretion system baseplate subunit TssE produces the protein MPIHPLRSRLREPALAQEGGASEADRALRNAILAHLRVMCGTRIGTMITRPDYGVPDVSEMVHSFPAALDILARSLKDTIEKYEPRLTRVRVRHIPSETPDLVVRFEITASMVLPDHTSPVRFETRTDASRRIEVT, from the coding sequence GTGCCGATACACCCTCTGCGTAGTCGCCTGCGCGAGCCTGCCCTCGCGCAGGAGGGGGGGGCGAGCGAAGCCGATCGCGCGCTCCGCAACGCCATTTTGGCGCACCTTCGGGTGATGTGCGGAACGCGCATCGGCACCATGATCACGCGCCCGGATTACGGCGTGCCCGACGTTTCGGAGATGGTGCACTCGTTCCCGGCCGCGCTCGATATCCTGGCCCGCTCGCTCAAAGACACGATCGAGAAGTACGAACCGCGCCTCACCCGCGTTCGCGTGCGGCACATTCCGAGCGAAACGCCGGACCTGGTCGTTCGATTCGAAATCACCGCCTCGATGGTGCTCCCGGATCACACCTCGCCCGTCCGTTTCGAAACCCGGACGGATGCATCCCGCCGCATCGAGGTGACATAA
- the hcp gene encoding type VI secretion system tube protein Hcp, protein MAFEFYVAIKGKNQKQFKPETKKKGRSEKFIPCVKFQMASLVPTDVNSGEAKGHRQHKPLIITKEWGASSPQILQAHWTNEVIEEVIIEVVSRAADGKNEIVVEQIKLTDATIVSVDRYSENATKAAKEADVMHLEDVGFRFRKIEVENKEAGTATSDDWYQPGA, encoded by the coding sequence ATGGCGTTCGAGTTTTATGTTGCCATCAAGGGCAAGAATCAGAAGCAGTTCAAACCCGAGACCAAGAAGAAGGGGCGCAGCGAAAAGTTCATTCCGTGCGTCAAGTTCCAAATGGCATCGTTGGTCCCGACCGACGTGAATAGCGGTGAGGCCAAGGGCCATCGTCAACACAAGCCGCTGATCATCACCAAGGAGTGGGGCGCGTCCTCCCCGCAGATCCTCCAGGCGCACTGGACGAACGAAGTCATCGAGGAGGTCATCATCGAGGTGGTCTCCCGCGCCGCCGACGGCAAGAACGAAATCGTGGTCGAGCAGATCAAGCTGACCGACGCGACCATCGTCTCCGTTGACCGCTACTCGGAAAACGCCACCAAAGCCGCGAAAGAGGCAGACGTCATGCACCTCGAAGACGTCGGCTTCCGCTTCCGGAAGATCGAGGTCGAGAACAAAGAGGCGGGCACCGCCACGAGCGACGACTGGTACCAGCCCGGGGCCTAA
- the tssG gene encoding type VI secretion system baseplate subunit TssG: MKYDEPIETSPATERGAAGEGTHFDELVRTAHRVPFSTLIDHLERLIGPEAVPVGELGPPRAERIRFRHDIQPVFHAGDVTQLRIVEEHDEFTGRKSPPIFEVSTSFLGVVGSVSPLASFFTEDALRAAQQDDDAVLALYDAFHHRLISLFLRASRRVGLSPSLSAGGRDASTRRALSLVGGASFTADVPALAPLMRLGRARLFAQRPRGRDALVQALSLAFPDLAITVLEAPWRDIELAPSEMTRLGERRNLLGEVVLGGVLTKQAGLLVLWIAPVGRATLARLVPSGADHARFRYVIEEVTGGFVDVAVEIEVRPGEEPRLELGNDEAALGGTAALGQRSPDDPPMIVRIELSAGAEAVTWSFRASPPSPARA; the protein is encoded by the coding sequence ATGAAATACGACGAACCCATCGAGACTTCGCCCGCCACCGAGCGCGGAGCCGCGGGCGAGGGGACGCACTTCGACGAGCTCGTACGCACCGCGCACCGCGTGCCTTTCTCGACCTTGATCGATCACCTCGAGCGACTCATTGGCCCGGAGGCGGTGCCCGTCGGCGAGCTCGGGCCGCCGCGCGCGGAGCGCATTCGCTTTCGCCACGACATTCAACCGGTCTTTCACGCGGGCGATGTCACCCAGCTTCGCATCGTCGAGGAGCACGACGAGTTCACCGGCCGCAAGAGCCCTCCCATCTTCGAGGTCTCCACCAGCTTTCTCGGCGTCGTCGGTTCCGTCTCGCCGCTGGCGAGCTTCTTCACCGAGGACGCTCTGCGTGCGGCGCAGCAGGACGACGATGCCGTGCTCGCCCTCTACGACGCCTTCCACCATCGGTTGATCTCGCTCTTTTTGCGCGCATCGCGCCGCGTGGGCCTCTCGCCGAGCCTCTCCGCAGGCGGGCGCGATGCCTCCACCCGTCGCGCGCTTTCCTTGGTGGGCGGCGCATCCTTCACCGCGGACGTCCCCGCGCTCGCGCCGCTCATGCGCCTCGGTCGCGCGCGCCTTTTCGCCCAGCGTCCCCGCGGGCGCGACGCCCTCGTCCAGGCATTGAGCCTCGCGTTTCCCGATCTCGCCATCACCGTCCTCGAGGCACCGTGGCGCGATATCGAGCTCGCGCCCTCGGAGATGACCCGCCTCGGTGAGCGGCGCAATCTTCTCGGCGAGGTCGTGCTCGGCGGCGTGCTCACGAAGCAGGCCGGCTTGCTCGTCCTCTGGATTGCGCCGGTGGGCCGCGCCACCTTGGCGCGCCTCGTCCCGAGCGGTGCAGACCACGCGCGCTTTCGCTACGTCATCGAGGAGGTGACCGGTGGCTTCGTCGACGTGGCCGTCGAAATCGAGGTTCGCCCCGGCGAAGAACCTCGCCTCGAACTCGGAAATGACGAGGCGGCACTCGGCGGAACGGCGGCGTTGGGGCAGCGTTCTCCGGACGACCCCCCGATGATCGTCCGGATCGAACTCAGCGCTGGCGCCGAGGCGGTGACTTGGTCTTTTCGGGCTTCTCCGCCTTCTCCGGCTCGGGCTTAG
- the tssF gene encoding type VI secretion system baseplate subunit TssF, giving the protein MFERTFQTELDYLYQLCEEIGRTHPRVAPVLGRDADPGVSRLVQSLAFSFARLRERIDDELPEVIHPVIETLCPALLRAFPSGTMLELEPTLKARTRQTIEKGRRFDSRPVEGIVCSFATTEECVMQPIVLRGVEALGAERRQLRLSIELFEGVKLSEIDSLSLYFAADLSQALDLRAHLVRKTEAITVRANGREISLGDGRTFRRPGFADPHLPGRHRLGTPLLLAREYFAFPNKFARLQLLGLQLAELGEGRAFEVEIRLAEPLPSHVAFDATSVKLHVVPTVQLSAPRVMTVSTEPEEERWSLRAMVPGDDTEIFSVERIAVVERGTLRSKPVPAWASLIPPPLDGTEDGTLFYELHRRRSAVGPELDVVLSFGTAIKAIPPGGDLEVALVTTQLRRAARLEIGDVSEGANAANAVVAFRNVTPVTRAAPAVLDGDRLWHFFRYFKLGLPSLAERSELAALLARANLPAWGRWPGAKENANEFEALLDVRWRRTHLTSEAVARIGVELDVHVDESRFTGAGDLFLFGEVLELLLAGAANEEDSIRLNLHDRAGQLLFAYDFRRGTRAP; this is encoded by the coding sequence ATGTTCGAAAGGACCTTTCAGACCGAGCTCGATTACCTCTACCAACTCTGCGAGGAGATCGGCCGCACGCACCCACGCGTCGCCCCCGTCCTCGGACGCGATGCCGATCCCGGTGTCTCGCGCTTGGTTCAGAGCCTCGCCTTCAGCTTTGCGCGCCTGCGCGAGCGCATCGACGACGAGCTTCCCGAGGTGATCCACCCCGTCATCGAGACGCTCTGCCCGGCGCTCCTTCGAGCCTTTCCGAGCGGCACGATGCTGGAGCTCGAGCCGACCCTCAAGGCCCGCACCCGGCAGACCATCGAAAAAGGTCGCCGGTTCGACAGCCGCCCCGTCGAGGGCATCGTGTGCTCCTTCGCCACCACCGAAGAATGCGTCATGCAGCCCATCGTCCTTCGCGGCGTGGAGGCGCTCGGCGCGGAACGGCGGCAGCTTCGTCTCTCGATCGAGCTCTTCGAGGGCGTGAAGCTCTCCGAGATCGATTCTCTCAGTTTGTACTTCGCCGCGGACCTCTCCCAAGCCCTCGACCTGCGCGCCCACTTGGTTCGAAAGACCGAGGCCATCACCGTGCGCGCCAATGGCCGCGAGATTTCGCTCGGGGACGGTCGCACCTTCCGAAGGCCGGGCTTTGCCGATCCGCACCTGCCGGGTCGCCACCGCTTGGGCACGCCGCTGCTTCTCGCCCGCGAGTATTTCGCCTTTCCGAACAAGTTCGCGCGGCTGCAGCTCCTTGGACTGCAGCTCGCGGAGCTGGGGGAGGGGCGCGCCTTCGAGGTCGAGATCCGCTTGGCCGAACCCCTGCCGAGCCATGTGGCCTTCGATGCGACCTCGGTCAAGCTTCACGTCGTTCCGACGGTGCAACTCAGCGCGCCGCGCGTGATGACCGTCTCCACGGAGCCCGAGGAGGAGCGCTGGTCGCTGCGAGCGATGGTGCCCGGCGACGACACGGAGATCTTCTCCGTCGAGCGCATCGCGGTGGTCGAACGCGGGACCCTGCGCTCCAAGCCGGTGCCAGCGTGGGCATCGCTCATTCCGCCGCCGCTCGACGGCACGGAGGATGGCACCCTCTTTTACGAATTGCACCGCCGTCGCTCGGCCGTCGGGCCCGAGCTGGACGTCGTTTTGAGCTTCGGCACCGCGATCAAGGCGATTCCGCCGGGCGGCGATCTCGAGGTGGCCCTGGTCACCACGCAGCTCCGTCGTGCCGCGCGGCTCGAAATCGGTGACGTGAGCGAGGGCGCGAACGCGGCCAATGCCGTGGTGGCCTTCCGCAACGTCACCCCCGTCACGCGGGCCGCGCCGGCGGTGCTCGATGGCGATCGCCTTTGGCACTTCTTCCGCTATTTCAAATTGGGCCTGCCGTCGCTGGCCGAACGGAGCGAGCTTGCCGCGCTTCTCGCCCGCGCCAACCTGCCCGCGTGGGGAAGGTGGCCCGGTGCGAAGGAGAACGCCAACGAGTTCGAGGCCCTCCTCGACGTGCGCTGGCGCCGCACCCATCTCACCAGCGAGGCCGTCGCGCGCATCGGCGTCGAACTCGATGTTCACGTCGACGAATCGCGCTTCACCGGCGCGGGCGATCTCTTTCTCTTCGGCGAGGTGCTCGAGCTCTTGCTCGCAGGCGCCGCGAACGAAGAAGACTCGATTCGCTTGAACCTTCACGATCGAGCTGGCCAGCTGCTCTTCGCCTACGACTTCCGCCGGGGAACGCGCGCACCATGA
- the tssF gene encoding type VI secretion system baseplate subunit TssF, with amino-acid sequence MSHDFSRELEAIASLSKAFAAAHPALAPGLAAPSDDPDVERLIDGFQYLVQQVEELIDSAAKRAADPFAEILSPELLRPFPCAAILEMAADRPTDVPAGTEFLSVPVEGVRCPFRAFAPSRVIPWEVADAKLVWAQDRGQSLRVVFRRRTQSQHETLASLFPLRLHLAGEPRSSFGLLLALSTVESIEITAGESPQSPSLRLPGTALRMWGLDAAEALLPPEPWEHVGFRLVREYFLLPSKFAFVELSANGANETVLTTSLGPAQTVAVTFQLGRALPANLSVTRESLRTNCVPVVNVFETTAEPVRPGIERPSHMLRPAGLAPDHGEVYGVLGAEGWCAERNATIPIPPLTDFEALAQVNSAPKDKIFYAVGRSPRALHGNGQKEDTSVRFVLPREANQVPPVKSVSFDLLATNRDLPMALGVGDIKVAGGRTPKKLVFRNITAVTPYRAPPGGRPLQRRSLAMVAVSASSRRQVEVLRTLLHLLNLHTTVNGPAGLTALRRIRAVVDVASTMTNLAGERGMRQGSDIDIRLDEAGLDGEGDAYVFASVLARLFAHDAKINSFARTRARFEGTGRTVSFPARTGDETI; translated from the coding sequence GTGTCTCACGATTTTTCCCGTGAACTCGAGGCCATAGCGTCCCTGTCCAAAGCGTTTGCCGCGGCCCACCCCGCGTTGGCCCCCGGCCTCGCCGCCCCATCGGACGATCCCGACGTCGAACGGCTCATCGACGGCTTTCAGTACCTCGTGCAGCAGGTGGAGGAACTGATCGACTCCGCCGCCAAGCGCGCCGCCGACCCCTTCGCCGAGATCCTCTCCCCCGAGCTGCTGCGTCCGTTCCCGTGTGCGGCCATCCTCGAAATGGCGGCCGACCGTCCGACGGATGTCCCCGCAGGCACGGAATTTCTGAGCGTCCCGGTCGAGGGCGTCCGTTGCCCGTTCCGCGCGTTCGCCCCCTCCCGCGTCATTCCGTGGGAGGTCGCCGACGCGAAGCTCGTGTGGGCGCAGGACCGAGGGCAGTCGTTGCGCGTCGTGTTTCGTCGCCGCACGCAGAGCCAACACGAGACGCTCGCCTCGTTGTTTCCGCTGCGTCTTCATCTGGCCGGCGAGCCGCGGTCCTCGTTCGGGCTTCTTCTCGCGCTTTCCACCGTCGAGTCGATCGAGATCACGGCGGGTGAATCGCCGCAGTCCCCGAGCTTGCGCCTTCCCGGCACCGCGCTGCGGATGTGGGGGCTCGATGCCGCCGAGGCTCTCTTGCCGCCGGAACCTTGGGAGCACGTCGGCTTTCGCCTGGTCCGCGAGTACTTCCTCTTGCCGTCGAAGTTCGCCTTCGTCGAGCTCTCCGCGAACGGCGCCAACGAGACCGTGCTCACCACCTCGCTCGGGCCGGCGCAAACCGTGGCCGTCACCTTCCAGCTGGGGCGCGCCCTGCCTGCGAACCTCAGCGTGACCCGCGAATCGCTTCGCACCAATTGCGTTCCGGTGGTGAACGTCTTCGAAACCACCGCCGAGCCGGTGCGTCCCGGCATCGAGCGGCCTTCCCACATGCTTCGCCCGGCGGGCCTCGCGCCCGATCACGGCGAAGTGTACGGCGTCTTGGGCGCGGAAGGCTGGTGCGCCGAGCGCAATGCCACCATACCGATCCCGCCCCTCACGGACTTCGAGGCCCTCGCGCAGGTGAACTCGGCCCCGAAGGACAAGATTTTCTACGCCGTCGGCCGCTCACCGCGCGCGCTACACGGAAATGGGCAGAAGGAAGATACCAGCGTCCGTTTCGTACTCCCGCGCGAGGCGAACCAAGTGCCCCCGGTCAAGTCCGTGTCGTTCGATCTTCTCGCCACCAACCGGGATCTGCCGATGGCGCTCGGCGTGGGCGACATCAAGGTTGCCGGCGGCCGCACGCCGAAAAAGCTCGTCTTTCGCAACATCACCGCGGTCACGCCCTATCGGGCCCCGCCGGGAGGACGCCCGCTGCAGCGTCGCTCTTTGGCGATGGTTGCCGTTAGCGCTTCCTCGCGCCGTCAGGTGGAGGTGTTGCGCACCCTCCTGCACCTGCTCAACCTGCACACCACCGTGAATGGCCCGGCAGGCCTTACCGCACTCCGCCGCATTCGCGCGGTGGTCGACGTGGCGAGCACCATGACCAACCTCGCGGGCGAGCGTGGCATGCGGCAGGGCAGCGACATCGACATTCGCCTCGACGAAGCGGGTCTCGACGGGGAGGGCGATGCGTACGTGTTCGCCTCCGTGCTGGCGCGCCTCTTTGCCCACGACGCGAAGATCAATTCCTTCGCGCGGACGCGTGCACGCTTCGAAGGAACCGGGCGCACCGTATCCTTCCCCGCACGCACCGGCGACGAGACGATCTAA